A window of Fibrobacter sp. UWB11 contains these coding sequences:
- a CDS encoding DNA recombination protein RmuC, with translation MMDMTSLIISAVAVVAFAIGVLVGALVVHKLGRSAHANHEALFNAELSAMKSQFEAVSARLLKERSEEFKGENREHMETFTKPLLKELDNMREMLGRAKEGNDKNIAELNGAIKTMVEQSRKLGMDAENLADALKNRGKVQGDWGEVVLSNILSDSGLRENMEYFTQKSYTDENGHELRPDVIVKCSDGSNVIVDSKVSLTAYTDYVSAENDEAREIACKENLASIVKHVDELADKNYPKVVPHAVPYVLMFVPNEGSYILAVNKDPAIAQKAYRKGVLIINPTNLMLALNLILLTWQNTRQEENCVNIMKTAEGLYEKFCGFTDNFVKMGRQLNVVQTTYADALGQLKDGKGNILSRFETMKQLGIASAKTVNEKLK, from the coding sequence ATGATGGACATGACTTCTTTGATTATTTCGGCGGTTGCTGTTGTGGCTTTTGCTATTGGTGTTTTGGTGGGGGCTCTTGTGGTGCATAAATTGGGGCGTTCTGCTCATGCAAATCACGAGGCTTTATTCAATGCGGAACTTTCGGCAATGAAATCTCAATTCGAGGCTGTTTCTGCGCGATTGCTTAAGGAACGCAGTGAGGAATTCAAGGGCGAAAACCGTGAGCACATGGAAACTTTTACGAAGCCTTTGCTCAAAGAACTCGATAATATGCGCGAAATGCTTGGACGTGCAAAAGAAGGGAACGACAAGAATATTGCGGAACTGAATGGCGCTATCAAAACGATGGTCGAACAATCGCGCAAACTCGGGATGGATGCGGAAAATCTTGCCGATGCCCTCAAGAATCGAGGCAAAGTGCAGGGCGACTGGGGCGAAGTAGTGCTTTCGAATATTTTGAGCGATAGCGGCCTGCGCGAAAATATGGAATACTTTACGCAGAAAAGCTACACGGATGAAAACGGTCATGAATTACGCCCAGATGTTATTGTGAAATGTTCGGATGGCTCTAACGTGATTGTCGATTCGAAAGTCTCACTTACAGCTTATACGGATTATGTTTCTGCAGAAAATGACGAAGCGCGAGAAATCGCGTGCAAGGAAAATTTGGCAAGCATCGTAAAACATGTCGATGAACTTGCAGATAAGAATTACCCGAAGGTCGTTCCGCATGCGGTTCCGTATGTGCTTATGTTTGTGCCGAATGAAGGTAGCTACATCTTGGCGGTGAATAAGGATCCGGCCATTGCACAAAAGGCTTATCGTAAGGGCGTGTTGATTATCAATCCGACGAATTTGATGCTTGCGTTGAATCTCATTTTGCTGACATGGCAGAATACGCGCCAAGAAGAAAATTGCGTGAATATTATGAAAACGGCCGAAGGACTTTATGAAAAATTCTGCGGCTTTACGGATAACTTTGTGAAGATGGGACGCCAGCTGAATGTGGTGCAAACGACTTATGCCGATGCGCTTGGACAATTGAAAGATGGCAAGGGAAATATCCTTAGCCGTTTTGAAACCATGAAACAGCTTGGGATTGCAAGCGCAAAGACGGTCAACGAAAAGTTAAAGTAG
- a CDS encoding M48 family metallopeptidase, with amino-acid sequence MKKGCLLFLVIVIAIPVAYLLVSHHSKKVEIQKEIDSVETVFENAEKEEQSIPQKRDDKPLDLEKTIRLFHILNDGYSTTESMFEYLQFLATQDYSGIPDEVLEAEKKLLPLYKGIRSAEYDLNETQKKRYWNAIKKSVDLKNVTSPIAQIAATGGFDPTAFLSLATVGVSSGANFYNEILKNDEIEKSAKKALEENKDAYLNYLSEYSVLYLKYLAMWNEMCLLRDKAYLAINNGDIDGALESLNAVLQKYPTDSESQLLKSFCLLYKAEKGLDVSGDVHNADNARDILNQYIKEHPDKAAPALLLLGTYYTQQGDNAKAATLFDQSSVEYPREAEKLLDMYNSYNYRNYILKSKEGHVVLKHYKSMMEGFGFYSPNFQKAMVAYNKENYSAAKEEILKHFFRRGNQEVYDYLISDMKFVEQYMPKILDMIFEEHSFLDLQTYNPTLSFSDKLAIEIENRSDKRLSNVRLFICLHLTDMYADDYLVKKMETTINNIEPYSKANFGKLQLNYELYGKQKNSVEDIVSARAIIMTDSLIIWVDEDKIKRTNISKKMSGKRFSKATLFQLTTGCSYEMKEKEGLLSSVVGSKKMVFHFPRFLVALNPFFSFGELNSKDAVLASSVVLNGENIDVSFEKQSSFASKTVPLFISTLEGKGYFNITFDADGNITKMSSLKY; translated from the coding sequence ATGAAAAAAGGTTGCTTGTTATTCTTGGTTATCGTTATCGCGATTCCTGTCGCGTATCTTTTGGTGTCGCATCATTCTAAAAAAGTTGAAATTCAAAAAGAAATTGATTCTGTAGAGACTGTTTTTGAAAATGCAGAAAAAGAGGAACAAAGTATTCCTCAAAAGCGTGATGATAAACCGCTTGATCTCGAAAAGACAATTCGCTTGTTCCATATTTTGAACGATGGCTATTCGACGACCGAGAGCATGTTTGAGTATTTGCAATTTTTGGCAACTCAAGATTACAGCGGAATCCCGGATGAAGTCCTTGAAGCAGAAAAGAAACTGCTCCCGTTGTACAAGGGAATCCGTTCGGCAGAATATGATTTGAACGAAACGCAAAAGAAACGTTATTGGAACGCCATAAAAAAATCTGTAGATCTTAAGAATGTGACATCTCCGATTGCTCAAATTGCTGCAACGGGAGGATTTGATCCTACTGCATTTTTATCGCTTGCAACGGTAGGTGTATCTTCGGGTGCAAATTTTTATAACGAGATTTTGAAGAATGATGAAATAGAAAAGAGCGCCAAAAAAGCGCTGGAAGAAAATAAAGATGCGTATTTGAATTACTTGAGTGAATACTCTGTACTTTATTTGAAGTATTTGGCGATGTGGAATGAAATGTGCTTGTTGCGTGACAAGGCGTATCTTGCAATTAACAATGGCGATATCGATGGTGCACTTGAATCGCTCAATGCTGTGCTGCAGAAGTATCCTACCGATTCAGAATCGCAACTGCTTAAATCTTTTTGCTTGCTTTATAAAGCAGAAAAGGGTCTAGACGTTTCCGGTGATGTGCATAATGCGGATAACGCCCGCGACATTCTGAACCAATACATAAAAGAACATCCTGATAAAGCTGCACCGGCTTTACTTTTGCTTGGTACTTATTACACGCAGCAAGGCGATAACGCGAAAGCTGCTACTTTGTTTGACCAGTCTTCTGTAGAATATCCTCGTGAAGCGGAAAAATTATTGGACATGTACAATTCCTACAATTACCGCAATTATATTCTGAAGTCTAAAGAAGGCCATGTCGTGTTGAAGCATTACAAGTCCATGATGGAAGGCTTTGGATTCTATTCACCGAACTTCCAAAAGGCAATGGTCGCCTACAACAAAGAAAATTACTCCGCTGCCAAAGAAGAAATTTTAAAGCACTTTTTCCGTCGTGGAAATCAGGAAGTGTATGATTACTTGATTTCTGACATGAAGTTTGTCGAACAGTATATGCCCAAAATCTTGGACATGATTTTCGAGGAACATTCTTTCTTGGATTTGCAAACGTACAATCCGACACTTTCGTTCTCGGATAAACTTGCTATTGAAATTGAAAACCGCTCCGATAAGCGCCTTTCCAATGTCCGCCTGTTTATTTGCTTGCACCTGACCGATATGTATGCCGATGATTATTTGGTCAAAAAGATGGAAACAACAATCAATAACATCGAACCTTATTCTAAGGCAAATTTCGGAAAACTCCAATTGAATTACGAATTGTACGGAAAGCAAAAGAACAGCGTTGAAGATATTGTTTCTGCAAGAGCGATTATCATGACGGATAGCTTGATTATCTGGGTCGATGAAGACAAAATTAAGCGTACGAATATTTCGAAAAAGATGAGCGGTAAGCGCTTTAGCAAGGCAACGCTCTTTCAGTTGACTACGGGCTGTTCTTACGAAATGAAAGAAAAAGAAGGTCTGTTGAGTAGTGTCGTTGGTTCAAAGAAAATGGTATTCCATTTCCCGAGATTCTTGGTGGCGCTAAATCCGTTCTTCTCGTTCGGGGAACTGAATAGCAAAGATGCGGTGCTTGCGTCGTCGGTTGTTTTAAATGGCGAAAACATTGATGTCTCTTTTGAAAAGCAATCCTCTTTTGCATCGAAGACAGTTCCGCTTTTTATAAGCACTCTTGAAGGTAAAGGTTATTTCAATATAACATTCGATGCTGATGGAAATATCACCAAGATGTCATCGCTTAAATATTGA
- a CDS encoding AAA family ATPase: protein MKIKKIEFCNINSLAHEWTIDFESPDFAKSGMFCISGPTGSGKTSILDAICLGLYGKTPRLGAIVGESNEVMTYGAKNCYAKVFFECGNTIYSARWEQHRSARTNKLQKYSWVLTDETAQTVECSFSKQSEIEATMTRVIGLDFGQFTKSMMLAQGEFNKFLKCNENERAAILEKLTGDGIYRKIAVAVHDLYASADKAVEDVERKMGDVSLLSEEELTDLNTKISAAELQKQTLAKDAERLLYICTWFENLHGFEKLLSDAKIQLENAERAKAEFEPNRNKLERALHAQEVESSFVEFNSVRENLARIESQLVENKGKLPAAVSDLEQASVKNREAQAAFEKCKADYSANETVWEQVSSLDVDIRNARGQLQNVNDSVAKSVAESEDAQKKIGETDKRISDNEQALEKVTKYIAENSKDELIDGQISLLKSQIAEWKSESENVSDEIQKLENLKKSLQNFDADFETQKRELQILQEYLTEHQVDAELVNILPEMNRLADDAERQRKELERLQVEIDAKQKQLDNVKAESAQSFEKISSLQKEKERIIQDDIPVVVAELRHHLKSGEPCPVCGSREHVSCENAEKVENGADRLNDFADELRKINGEMELVQRALDGFATQQKYFEEVLDECLRKKNESADDESRSLEQLNVKLESWKLSASIETAREILQKVSELKNVYLQKKEKFESLQNEVNQAAVNRANIVSEANAVEESLKKSQSKLQKISQDVETAFAEWFSNVRMEDIDTLVAELEKKNSWWKKAQEKKVKVENDLNMDHSAKVQHQDNFARAKVRLEEASAKQNEIQQNLNTLDAKRKEIFGEKSVEVERNKARTLRESAEALASESLRKEQQMREAKIALDNSIVELERRIADAKQKLAQTQTLFLENLSSKSFADEQEFIAAKLPEAERKSLQQIQKNVEDNLTTAQTSVKNFNDQLAKHLEKRNFEESEDLAKHNSESAKAKLNECTVNLATWAAQKENDAQLRQRFNDMQAELAKLKSKRADWEQMQRWFNGNRLDTGNGDVFVRFIQTITLRNLLKIANSYLRDMFPRYEMITEPNTLNIQLVDHDNSDAVRPIDNISGGEGFLVSLSLALGISTLASRNVRIDSMFLDEGFGTLDSKMLQETVIVLQKMQQEKGKLLGVITHVDLVKSELPTHIEVTPCGGRSVLSGAGVKC, encoded by the coding sequence ATGAAAATTAAGAAAATTGAATTTTGCAATATTAACTCCCTTGCTCACGAATGGACGATTGATTTTGAGTCCCCGGATTTTGCAAAAAGCGGTATGTTTTGCATTTCGGGTCCGACCGGTTCTGGAAAGACTTCTATCCTTGATGCTATTTGCCTTGGCTTGTATGGTAAAACGCCTCGCTTGGGTGCCATTGTGGGCGAATCCAATGAAGTGATGACTTATGGCGCCAAGAATTGCTATGCAAAGGTGTTTTTTGAATGTGGCAATACTATTTATTCTGCCCGTTGGGAACAACACCGTTCTGCAAGAACGAATAAACTTCAAAAGTATTCTTGGGTGCTGACGGACGAGACCGCACAAACGGTAGAATGTTCGTTCTCGAAACAGTCTGAAATTGAAGCTACAATGACTCGCGTGATTGGTCTTGATTTTGGCCAATTTACAAAGTCGATGATGCTTGCGCAGGGCGAATTTAATAAGTTCTTGAAGTGTAATGAAAATGAACGCGCCGCGATTCTCGAAAAGCTTACGGGTGATGGTATCTATAGAAAAATTGCAGTGGCTGTTCATGATTTGTATGCAAGCGCCGATAAAGCTGTCGAAGATGTTGAACGTAAAATGGGTGATGTGAGTTTATTGAGCGAAGAAGAACTCACGGATTTGAATACGAAAATTTCTGCGGCGGAGTTGCAAAAGCAAACGCTTGCAAAAGATGCAGAACGTCTCCTTTATATTTGCACATGGTTTGAAAATCTGCATGGCTTTGAAAAGCTTTTGTCGGATGCAAAAATACAGCTTGAAAATGCGGAACGTGCAAAAGCAGAATTTGAACCGAATCGCAATAAGTTAGAACGCGCTTTGCATGCTCAAGAAGTGGAATCGTCTTTTGTCGAATTTAATTCTGTACGTGAAAATCTTGCACGCATTGAATCGCAACTTGTAGAAAATAAGGGAAAGCTTCCGGCTGCTGTATCTGATCTTGAACAGGCTTCTGTGAAAAATCGCGAAGCACAGGCTGCTTTTGAAAAGTGCAAAGCGGATTACTCTGCAAATGAAACGGTGTGGGAACAAGTTTCGTCGCTAGATGTTGATATTCGAAATGCTCGAGGTCAACTCCAAAATGTAAACGATTCTGTTGCAAAGTCTGTGGCCGAATCCGAGGACGCTCAAAAGAAAATTGGTGAAACAGATAAACGGATTTCTGATAATGAACAGGCTTTGGAAAAAGTTACGAAGTACATTGCAGAAAATTCGAAAGATGAATTGATTGATGGACAAATTTCGCTTTTGAAATCGCAGATTGCAGAATGGAAATCTGAAAGCGAAAATGTATCTGATGAAATCCAGAAACTTGAAAATCTTAAAAAATCCCTGCAAAATTTTGATGCTGATTTTGAAACGCAGAAAAGGGAATTGCAAATATTGCAGGAGTATTTGACGGAACATCAAGTCGATGCAGAACTTGTAAATATACTTCCTGAAATGAATCGCCTTGCAGATGATGCGGAACGTCAGCGAAAGGAACTTGAACGTTTGCAAGTCGAAATAGATGCAAAACAAAAACAACTTGATAATGTAAAGGCGGAGAGTGCTCAGTCTTTTGAAAAAATATCGTCTTTGCAAAAAGAGAAAGAAAGGATTATTCAGGACGATATTCCTGTTGTTGTTGCAGAATTGCGTCATCACTTAAAGTCAGGCGAGCCTTGCCCTGTCTGTGGCTCTCGAGAGCACGTTTCTTGTGAAAATGCCGAAAAGGTTGAAAATGGAGCTGACCGCTTGAATGATTTTGCAGATGAATTGCGCAAAATCAATGGTGAAATGGAACTGGTCCAGCGTGCGCTCGATGGCTTTGCAACGCAGCAGAAATATTTTGAAGAAGTGCTTGATGAATGTCTGCGCAAAAAGAACGAAAGCGCGGATGATGAATCGCGTTCGCTTGAACAATTGAATGTAAAACTCGAATCGTGGAAGTTGTCGGCATCAATTGAAACAGCACGCGAAATTCTACAAAAGGTTTCTGAACTGAAGAATGTTTATCTGCAGAAAAAAGAAAAGTTCGAATCTTTGCAGAACGAAGTAAATCAAGCTGCAGTAAATCGTGCAAATATTGTTAGCGAAGCAAATGCCGTAGAAGAATCGCTTAAAAAGTCTCAATCCAAATTGCAGAAAATTTCTCAGGATGTTGAAACTGCTTTTGCAGAATGGTTTTCGAATGTCCGCATGGAAGATATTGACACTTTGGTTGCTGAGTTGGAAAAGAAAAATTCTTGGTGGAAAAAAGCGCAGGAGAAAAAGGTCAAAGTTGAGAATGATTTGAATATGGACCATTCTGCTAAAGTCCAACATCAAGACAATTTTGCTCGCGCAAAGGTGCGGTTGGAAGAAGCTTCTGCCAAGCAAAATGAAATTCAGCAAAATCTGAATACGCTTGATGCAAAACGCAAGGAAATTTTTGGCGAGAAATCAGTTGAAGTAGAACGTAATAAGGCGCGAACTTTACGTGAGTCTGCAGAAGCCTTGGCCAGTGAATCGCTCCGTAAAGAACAGCAAATGCGTGAAGCTAAAATTGCGCTAGACAATTCTATTGTGGAATTGGAACGTCGTATTGCTGATGCAAAACAGAAACTTGCACAAACGCAAACACTGTTCCTTGAAAATCTATCGTCAAAATCCTTTGCGGATGAACAAGAGTTTATTGCTGCAAAACTTCCCGAAGCCGAACGCAAGTCGCTTCAGCAAATACAAAAGAATGTTGAAGACAATTTAACAACTGCACAGACTTCGGTCAAGAATTTTAATGATCAGCTCGCCAAACATTTAGAGAAGCGAAACTTCGAAGAATCCGAAGATTTGGCAAAGCACAATAGCGAATCGGCTAAGGCTAAACTGAATGAGTGCACTGTAAATCTTGCCACTTGGGCTGCGCAAAAGGAAAATGACGCTCAGCTTCGTCAAAGGTTCAATGACATGCAGGCGGAACTTGCAAAACTCAAGTCGAAACGCGCTGACTGGGAACAGATGCAACGCTGGTTTAACGGCAATAGGCTTGATACGGGCAATGGCGATGTATTTGTTCGCTTTATCCAGACGATTACGCTGCGTAATTTGCTGAAAATTGCAAATAGCTATCTGCGCGATATGTTCCCGCGTTATGAAATGATTACTGAACCGAATACACTTAATATTCAGCTTGTCGATCATGACAACAGCGATGCTGTGCGCCCGATTGACAATATTTCTGGTGGCGAAGGATTCCTTGTAAGTCTCTCGCTTGCGCTTGGAATCTCGACGCTTGCAAGCAGAAATGTGCGCATTGATTCGATGTTTCTCGATGAAGGCTTTGGAACGCTTGATTCCAAGATGCTCCAGGAGACGGTCATTGTGCTTCAGAAAATGCAGCAGGAAAAAGGCAAACTTCTAGGAGTCATCACGCATGTGGATTTGGTCAAGAGCGAACTTCCTACGCATATAGAAGTTACTCCGTGCGGTGGCCGTAGCGTCCTCAGTGGTGCTGGCGTCAAGTGCTAA
- the pyrC gene encoding dihydroorotase, which yields MNSSTTNNTELTLPLPDDFHAHLRQGELMPGYVRDLVSQFGRAIIMPNTVPAMTSAAAIADYKKQILEAAAPVRPDFEPLMTFKLNPNYTEQDLKDMMAIGVVAGKYYPAGVTTNSADGISDFEAVFPVVAMMEKLGLVLCVHGEEPGEFCLDREPAFIKRVETLAEKFPKLRIVFEHLSSAKSVEAVKRLPANVAATFTVHHLMMTLDDIVGDALRPHHFCKPLPKRPEDRKAIREAAFSGNPKFFLGTDSAPHQQGKKECPCGAAGVYSAPVAIPLLVQEFDRAGALDKLPNFIAGFGADFYGLPRTTKQIKVVKESWTVPAIVNGVVPLAAGQTLEWKLK from the coding sequence ATGAATTCTTCGACTACAAACAACACCGAACTTACCCTTCCTTTACCAGACGATTTCCATGCGCATTTGCGCCAGGGCGAACTGATGCCCGGTTATGTCCGTGATCTCGTAAGCCAGTTTGGCCGCGCCATCATTATGCCGAACACCGTCCCCGCCATGACAAGCGCAGCGGCAATTGCAGATTACAAAAAGCAAATTCTCGAAGCCGCAGCCCCTGTGCGCCCGGATTTCGAACCGCTCATGACATTCAAGCTGAACCCGAACTACACGGAACAGGACTTGAAAGACATGATGGCCATAGGTGTTGTCGCCGGCAAATACTACCCCGCAGGAGTCACTACCAACAGTGCCGACGGTATCAGCGATTTTGAAGCAGTATTCCCCGTTGTCGCCATGATGGAAAAACTCGGACTCGTCCTTTGCGTTCATGGCGAAGAACCAGGTGAATTCTGCCTTGACCGCGAACCCGCATTCATCAAGCGCGTCGAAACGCTTGCCGAAAAGTTCCCGAAACTCCGCATTGTATTCGAGCATTTGAGCAGTGCAAAGTCTGTCGAAGCCGTCAAGCGCCTCCCCGCAAATGTTGCCGCCACATTCACGGTGCATCACTTGATGATGACCTTGGACGATATCGTCGGCGATGCACTGCGCCCGCACCACTTCTGCAAACCGCTACCCAAGCGCCCCGAAGACCGCAAGGCAATCCGCGAAGCGGCCTTCAGCGGCAATCCAAAATTCTTCCTCGGCACCGATTCCGCCCCCCACCAGCAGGGCAAAAAGGAATGTCCGTGCGGAGCCGCCGGGGTCTATAGCGCCCCCGTCGCCATCCCGCTCTTGGTACAGGAATTTGACCGCGCAGGCGCTCTCGACAAACTCCCGAATTTCATCGCGGGATTCGGCGCCGACTTTTACGGTCTACCGCGCACAACAAAGCAAATCAAGGTTGTCAAGGAATCATGGACTGTTCCTGCAATCGTGAACGGAGTTGTGCCGCTCGCCGCCGGACAAACGCTCGAATGGAAACTGAAATAA
- the sbcD gene encoding exonuclease subunit SbcD, producing MKFIHTADWHLGNTMHDIDRTRETGAFLEWLKAEIETIGAQALVIAGDIFDVVNPSNIAKTQYYKFLASLLTTKCSNVIVVGGNHDSGTLLDAPAGILDALNIRVIGSINNRKVDDLVIELKDGEGHVIGICCAVPFMRNLELEQFYKGASSDEDLLKRLYADVYSHAVELRGNRNIPIIATGHLYAANLSGRDAEVAGENEVIPETSVDDGVREVVGTLGNVDVTTFPSELDYVALGHIHYTSMVAKNPKVRYSGSPFVMGFDEANCKRYVLTVDVAQGMVPVVEKIEVPKAVRFEQFKGDIETLKLKLRNLEKELVAKPMETYVDLLLTSGDFVSLNDALEAEESGKHFVVKRHRISRDVLRGVKGFDDCVESTKQYTKEDYFRMLIATNLQENDESEEVKNQYDKFISLFNEAVSKAHEA from the coding sequence ATGAAGTTTATCCATACCGCAGACTGGCATCTTGGTAATACAATGCATGATATTGATCGCACGCGAGAAACGGGTGCGTTTTTAGAATGGCTGAAAGCCGAAATTGAAACGATTGGTGCACAGGCGCTTGTTATTGCGGGTGATATTTTCGATGTGGTAAATCCTTCGAATATTGCAAAGACGCAGTATTATAAATTTTTAGCTTCACTCCTTACGACAAAGTGCTCCAATGTTATTGTGGTGGGGGGTAATCACGATTCGGGAACGCTGCTTGATGCACCTGCGGGGATTCTTGATGCTTTGAATATCAGAGTCATCGGTTCTATCAATAATCGTAAAGTTGATGATTTGGTTATTGAATTGAAAGATGGTGAAGGTCATGTTATCGGTATCTGTTGCGCCGTGCCGTTCATGCGCAATTTGGAACTGGAACAGTTTTATAAAGGTGCCAGTTCAGACGAAGATTTGTTAAAGCGCCTTTATGCAGATGTGTATAGCCATGCTGTTGAATTGCGCGGTAATCGTAACATTCCTATTATAGCAACAGGTCATTTGTATGCGGCCAATCTTTCTGGTCGCGATGCTGAAGTTGCTGGCGAAAATGAAGTGATTCCTGAAACTTCCGTGGATGATGGTGTTCGAGAAGTTGTAGGTACGCTTGGAAATGTGGATGTTACTACGTTCCCGAGTGAACTTGATTATGTTGCTTTAGGGCATATTCACTACACATCGATGGTTGCAAAAAATCCGAAAGTGCGTTATTCCGGTTCTCCGTTCGTGATGGGCTTCGATGAAGCGAATTGCAAACGCTATGTGCTTACTGTTGATGTTGCTCAAGGTATGGTTCCTGTTGTCGAAAAAATAGAAGTCCCGAAAGCGGTTCGCTTTGAACAGTTCAAAGGCGATATCGAAACGCTCAAGTTGAAATTGCGCAACTTGGAAAAAGAACTTGTTGCCAAGCCGATGGAAACCTATGTCGATTTGCTTTTGACATCGGGTGATTTTGTGAGCTTGAATGACGCCCTGGAAGCCGAAGAATCGGGCAAGCATTTTGTGGTCAAGCGTCATCGCATTTCGCGAGATGTTTTACGCGGTGTAAAAGGCTTTGATGATTGTGTGGAGTCAACAAAACAGTACACGAAAGAAGACTACTTTAGAATGTTGATTGCCACGAATCTTCAAGAAAATGACGAATCCGAAGAAGTAAAAAATCAGTACGATAAGTTCATTAGTTTGTTTAATGAAGCGGTAAGCAAGGCGCACGAAGCATAG
- a CDS encoding OmpA family protein — MNLVKTIGRFLPVALSLAVLVACGDKKSEKPAPVKQPEPAKVEAPAPEPEQPAPFDFSKFAAIKNNSQVYLTTRGEVEAFLNDAFAKVENGQASAIEFPNVSSLFELASAELSSEGRAIIAELAPKFAKTNMEASILVEGYTCDLGGVAYNDELSQRRAETVKAEIAKYIPASKITAKWYGKRMFKKFKYGSREEYRRVNIRIQ; from the coding sequence ATGAATTTGGTAAAAACAATTGGTCGTTTTCTTCCGGTAGCCCTCTCCCTCGCAGTGCTCGTAGCCTGCGGCGATAAGAAATCTGAAAAGCCAGCTCCAGTCAAGCAGCCCGAACCAGCAAAGGTCGAAGCTCCGGCACCGGAACCAGAACAGCCGGCTCCGTTTGACTTCTCCAAGTTTGCAGCCATCAAGAACAACTCTCAGGTATACTTGACCACCCGTGGCGAAGTTGAAGCATTCCTCAACGACGCATTTGCCAAGGTCGAAAATGGTCAGGCTTCTGCAATCGAATTCCCGAACGTCAGCAGCCTCTTTGAACTTGCTAGCGCAGAACTCAGCAGCGAAGGCCGCGCCATCATCGCTGAACTTGCACCGAAGTTCGCAAAGACCAACATGGAAGCCTCCATTCTCGTTGAAGGCTACACCTGCGACCTCGGCGGAGTTGCTTACAACGATGAACTTTCTCAGCGCCGCGCCGAAACTGTCAAGGCAGAAATTGCCAAGTACATTCCGGCATCCAAGATCACTGCTAAGTGGTATGGCAAGCGCATGTTCAAGAAGTTCAAGTACGGTTCTAGAGAAGAATACCGCCGCGTGAACATCCGCATCCAGTAA